A genomic stretch from Diachasmimorpha longicaudata isolate KC_UGA_2023 chromosome 2, iyDiaLong2, whole genome shotgun sequence includes:
- the LOC135173127 gene encoding ATP-dependent RNA helicase p62-like isoform X4, whose protein sequence is MTYGGSSSGGGGGGSYRAGGGGGQRGGPPRNGYGGGGGGGGSRFGGSRGGNAGSSNRFGNRGGNMKGRNGSAGGTLRKPNWDYENLKPFKKEFYVPHADVANRHPREVEAYRGEKQITLKGDKIPNPIQYFEEGNFPDYVMQGIRKQGFSEPTAIQAQGWPIAMSGGNMVGIAQTGSGKTLGYILPAIVHINSQQPLNRGDGPIALVLAPTRELAQQIQTVAQDFGSLSYVRNTCIFGGAPKGGQARDLERGVEIVIATPGRLIDFLERGTTNLRRCTYLVLDEADRMLDMGFEPQIRKIIEQIRPDRQVLMWSATWPKEVRNLAEEYLTDYTQLNIGSLSLSANHNILQIVDVCQEHEKESKLGTLLQEIGNVNDDGGKTIIFVETKKKVENITNNIRRYGWPAVCMHGDKSQQERDYVLREFRNKKGSILVATDVAARGLEAHGAQMMLSVR, encoded by the exons AT GACTTACGGAGGTTCATCCAGTGGTGGTGGCGGCGGTGGCAGTTATCGTGCTGGTGGAGGTGGTGGTCAACGTGGAGGACCTCCCCGAAACGGGTATGGGGGTGGTGGTGGCGGTGGTGGAAGTAGATTCGGTGGTAGCCGAGGCGGCAACGCCGGCTCCAGCAATCGCTTTGGCAATCGCGGTGGAAACATGAAGGGCAGAAATGGCAGTGCTGGAGGTACTCTTCGTAAGCCAAATTGGGATTACGAGAATCTTAAGCCTTTCAAGAAGGAATTCTATGTTCCTCACGCTGATGTGGCGAACAGACATCCGCGCGAGGTTGAGGCTTATCGTGGTGAGAAACAGATAACTCTTAAGGGTGACAAAATTCCCAATCCAATTCAGTACTTCGAGGAGGGAAATTTTCCTGATTATGTGATGCAAGGGATAAGGAAGCAAG GTTTCTCAGAGCCAACGGCCATTCAGGCTCAAGGCTGGCCCATTGCCATGTCAGGCGGCAATATGGTGGGTATTGCACAAACAGGATCTGGCAAAACCTTGGGATACATTCTCCCAGCAATTGTTCACATCAACAGTCAGCAGCCTCTTAATCGTGGAGATGGACCCATTGCTCTGGTGCTGGCACCAACCAGGGAGTTAGCCCAGCAGATACAGACGGTTGCGCAGGACTTTGGATCCCTATCTTATGTGAGGAACACCTGTATCTTTGGTGGTGCGCCCAAAGGAGGACAGGCGAGAGACCTAGAGCGAGGCGTAGAAATTGTCATTGCCACACCTGGACGTCTCATTGATTTCCTTGAACGTGGCACTACCAATCTCAGGAGGTGCACTTACCTCGTGCTTGACGAGGCTGATCGCATGTTGGATATGGGTTTCGAGCCTCAGATCAGAAAGATCATTGAACAGATCAGGCCTGACAGGCAGGTACTCATGTGGTCAGCCACTTGGCCGAAGGAGGTTAGGAATCTTGCTGAGGAATATCTCACTGATTACACCCAACTAAATATTGGCTCTCTTTCGCTGTCTGCGAATCATAATATTCTACAGATTGTTGATGTTTGTCAGGAGCATGAGAAGGAGTCAAA ATTGGGAACTCTTCTTCAGGAAATTGGCAATGTTAATGATGATGGTGGCAAAACAATCATCTTCGTGGAGACaaagaaaaaagttgaaaatatcacaaaTAATATTCGTCGCTATGGGTGGCCAGCAGTTTGTATGCACGGCGATAAATCACAACAAGAACGTGATTATGTTTTAAGag AATTTAGGAATAAAAAAGGCTCCATCCTTGTAGCAACAGACGTTGCAGCACGTGGATTAG AGGCACATGGTGCACAGATGATGTTGAGTGTgcgatga
- the LOC135173127 gene encoding ATP-dependent RNA helicase p62-like isoform X3 gives MTYGGSSSGGGGGGSYRAGGGGGQRGGPPRNGYGGGGGGGGSRFGGSRGGNAGSSNRFGNRGGNMKGRNGSAGGTLRKPNWDYENLKPFKKEFYVPHADVANRHPREVEAYRGEKQITLKGDKIPNPIQYFEEGNFPDYVMQGIRKQGFSEPTAIQAQGWPIAMSGGNMVGIAQTGSGKTLGYILPAIVHINSQQPLNRGDGPIALVLAPTRELAQQIQTVAQDFGSLSYVRNTCIFGGAPKGGQARDLERGVEIVIATPGRLIDFLERGTTNLRRCTYLVLDEADRMLDMGFEPQIRKIIEQIRPDRQVLMWSATWPKEVRNLAEEYLTDYTQLNIGSLSLSANHNILQIVDVCQEHEKESKLGTLLQEIGNVNDDGGKTIIFVETKKKVENITNNIRRYGWPAVCMHGDKSQQERDYVLREFRNKKGSILVATDVAARGLGDACADLLTSVWNAMFICLFRRR, from the exons AT GACTTACGGAGGTTCATCCAGTGGTGGTGGCGGCGGTGGCAGTTATCGTGCTGGTGGAGGTGGTGGTCAACGTGGAGGACCTCCCCGAAACGGGTATGGGGGTGGTGGTGGCGGTGGTGGAAGTAGATTCGGTGGTAGCCGAGGCGGCAACGCCGGCTCCAGCAATCGCTTTGGCAATCGCGGTGGAAACATGAAGGGCAGAAATGGCAGTGCTGGAGGTACTCTTCGTAAGCCAAATTGGGATTACGAGAATCTTAAGCCTTTCAAGAAGGAATTCTATGTTCCTCACGCTGATGTGGCGAACAGACATCCGCGCGAGGTTGAGGCTTATCGTGGTGAGAAACAGATAACTCTTAAGGGTGACAAAATTCCCAATCCAATTCAGTACTTCGAGGAGGGAAATTTTCCTGATTATGTGATGCAAGGGATAAGGAAGCAAG GTTTCTCAGAGCCAACGGCCATTCAGGCTCAAGGCTGGCCCATTGCCATGTCAGGCGGCAATATGGTGGGTATTGCACAAACAGGATCTGGCAAAACCTTGGGATACATTCTCCCAGCAATTGTTCACATCAACAGTCAGCAGCCTCTTAATCGTGGAGATGGACCCATTGCTCTGGTGCTGGCACCAACCAGGGAGTTAGCCCAGCAGATACAGACGGTTGCGCAGGACTTTGGATCCCTATCTTATGTGAGGAACACCTGTATCTTTGGTGGTGCGCCCAAAGGAGGACAGGCGAGAGACCTAGAGCGAGGCGTAGAAATTGTCATTGCCACACCTGGACGTCTCATTGATTTCCTTGAACGTGGCACTACCAATCTCAGGAGGTGCACTTACCTCGTGCTTGACGAGGCTGATCGCATGTTGGATATGGGTTTCGAGCCTCAGATCAGAAAGATCATTGAACAGATCAGGCCTGACAGGCAGGTACTCATGTGGTCAGCCACTTGGCCGAAGGAGGTTAGGAATCTTGCTGAGGAATATCTCACTGATTACACCCAACTAAATATTGGCTCTCTTTCGCTGTCTGCGAATCATAATATTCTACAGATTGTTGATGTTTGTCAGGAGCATGAGAAGGAGTCAAA ATTGGGAACTCTTCTTCAGGAAATTGGCAATGTTAATGATGATGGTGGCAAAACAATCATCTTCGTGGAGACaaagaaaaaagttgaaaatatcacaaaTAATATTCGTCGCTATGGGTGGCCAGCAGTTTGTATGCACGGCGATAAATCACAACAAGAACGTGATTATGTTTTAAGag AATTTAGGAATAAAAAAGGCTCCATCCTTGTAGCAACAGACGTTGCAGCACGTGGATTAG GGGATGCGTGTGCTGATTTATTGACTTCAGTATGGAATGCAATGTTCATCTGTTTATTCCG
- the LOC135173127 gene encoding ATP-dependent RNA helicase p62-like isoform X5: MTYGGSSSGGGGGGSYRAGGGGGQRGGPPRNGYGGGGGGGGSRFGGSRGGNAGSSNRFGNRGGNMKGRNGSAGGTLRKPNWDYENLKPFKKEFYVPHADVANRHPREVEAYRGEKQITLKGDKIPNPIQYFEEGNFPDYVMQGIRKQGFSEPTAIQAQGWPIAMSGGNMVGIAQTGSGKTLGYILPAIVHINSQQPLNRGDGPIALVLAPTRELAQQIQTVAQDFGSLSYVRNTCIFGGAPKGGQARDLERGVEIVIATPGRLIDFLERGTTNLRRCTYLVLDEADRMLDMGFEPQIRKIIEQIRPDRQVLMWSATWPKEVRNLAEEYLTDYTQLNIGSLSLSANHNILQIVDVCQEHEKESKLGTLLQEIGNVNDDGGKTIIFVETKKKVENITNNIRRYGWPAVCMHGDKSQQERDYVLREFRNKKGSILVATDVAARGLVGSARCETTIY, translated from the exons AT GACTTACGGAGGTTCATCCAGTGGTGGTGGCGGCGGTGGCAGTTATCGTGCTGGTGGAGGTGGTGGTCAACGTGGAGGACCTCCCCGAAACGGGTATGGGGGTGGTGGTGGCGGTGGTGGAAGTAGATTCGGTGGTAGCCGAGGCGGCAACGCCGGCTCCAGCAATCGCTTTGGCAATCGCGGTGGAAACATGAAGGGCAGAAATGGCAGTGCTGGAGGTACTCTTCGTAAGCCAAATTGGGATTACGAGAATCTTAAGCCTTTCAAGAAGGAATTCTATGTTCCTCACGCTGATGTGGCGAACAGACATCCGCGCGAGGTTGAGGCTTATCGTGGTGAGAAACAGATAACTCTTAAGGGTGACAAAATTCCCAATCCAATTCAGTACTTCGAGGAGGGAAATTTTCCTGATTATGTGATGCAAGGGATAAGGAAGCAAG GTTTCTCAGAGCCAACGGCCATTCAGGCTCAAGGCTGGCCCATTGCCATGTCAGGCGGCAATATGGTGGGTATTGCACAAACAGGATCTGGCAAAACCTTGGGATACATTCTCCCAGCAATTGTTCACATCAACAGTCAGCAGCCTCTTAATCGTGGAGATGGACCCATTGCTCTGGTGCTGGCACCAACCAGGGAGTTAGCCCAGCAGATACAGACGGTTGCGCAGGACTTTGGATCCCTATCTTATGTGAGGAACACCTGTATCTTTGGTGGTGCGCCCAAAGGAGGACAGGCGAGAGACCTAGAGCGAGGCGTAGAAATTGTCATTGCCACACCTGGACGTCTCATTGATTTCCTTGAACGTGGCACTACCAATCTCAGGAGGTGCACTTACCTCGTGCTTGACGAGGCTGATCGCATGTTGGATATGGGTTTCGAGCCTCAGATCAGAAAGATCATTGAACAGATCAGGCCTGACAGGCAGGTACTCATGTGGTCAGCCACTTGGCCGAAGGAGGTTAGGAATCTTGCTGAGGAATATCTCACTGATTACACCCAACTAAATATTGGCTCTCTTTCGCTGTCTGCGAATCATAATATTCTACAGATTGTTGATGTTTGTCAGGAGCATGAGAAGGAGTCAAA ATTGGGAACTCTTCTTCAGGAAATTGGCAATGTTAATGATGATGGTGGCAAAACAATCATCTTCGTGGAGACaaagaaaaaagttgaaaatatcacaaaTAATATTCGTCGCTATGGGTGGCCAGCAGTTTGTATGCACGGCGATAAATCACAACAAGAACGTGATTATGTTTTAAGag AATTTAGGAATAAAAAAGGCTCCATCCTTGTAGCAACAGACGTTGCAGCACGTGGATTAG TCGGATCAGCAAGGTGCGAGACAACAATCTATTGA
- the LOC135173127 gene encoding ATP-dependent RNA helicase p62-like isoform X2, whose protein sequence is MTYGGSSSGGGGGGSYRAGGGGGQRGGPPRNGYGGGGGGGGSRFGGSRGGNAGSSNRFGNRGGNMKGRNGSAGGTLRKPNWDYENLKPFKKEFYVPHADVANRHPREVEAYRGEKQITLKGDKIPNPIQYFEEGNFPDYVMQGIRKQGFSEPTAIQAQGWPIAMSGGNMVGIAQTGSGKTLGYILPAIVHINSQQPLNRGDGPIALVLAPTRELAQQIQTVAQDFGSLSYVRNTCIFGGAPKGGQARDLERGVEIVIATPGRLIDFLERGTTNLRRCTYLVLDEADRMLDMGFEPQIRKIIEQIRPDRQVLMWSATWPKEVRNLAEEYLTDYTQLNIGSLSLSANHNILQIVDVCQEHEKESKLGTLLQEIGNVNDDGGKTIIFVETKKKVENITNNIRRYGWPAVCMHGDKSQQERDYVLREFRNKKGSILVATDVAARGLDDVSLLVAHFRSAFFSSRVLRLIQTNQEPLVNCNPSVDFPSYFLCLVGFTLYLLSFSQMIHLAIYSRVAGDIGTIRLDH, encoded by the exons AT GACTTACGGAGGTTCATCCAGTGGTGGTGGCGGCGGTGGCAGTTATCGTGCTGGTGGAGGTGGTGGTCAACGTGGAGGACCTCCCCGAAACGGGTATGGGGGTGGTGGTGGCGGTGGTGGAAGTAGATTCGGTGGTAGCCGAGGCGGCAACGCCGGCTCCAGCAATCGCTTTGGCAATCGCGGTGGAAACATGAAGGGCAGAAATGGCAGTGCTGGAGGTACTCTTCGTAAGCCAAATTGGGATTACGAGAATCTTAAGCCTTTCAAGAAGGAATTCTATGTTCCTCACGCTGATGTGGCGAACAGACATCCGCGCGAGGTTGAGGCTTATCGTGGTGAGAAACAGATAACTCTTAAGGGTGACAAAATTCCCAATCCAATTCAGTACTTCGAGGAGGGAAATTTTCCTGATTATGTGATGCAAGGGATAAGGAAGCAAG GTTTCTCAGAGCCAACGGCCATTCAGGCTCAAGGCTGGCCCATTGCCATGTCAGGCGGCAATATGGTGGGTATTGCACAAACAGGATCTGGCAAAACCTTGGGATACATTCTCCCAGCAATTGTTCACATCAACAGTCAGCAGCCTCTTAATCGTGGAGATGGACCCATTGCTCTGGTGCTGGCACCAACCAGGGAGTTAGCCCAGCAGATACAGACGGTTGCGCAGGACTTTGGATCCCTATCTTATGTGAGGAACACCTGTATCTTTGGTGGTGCGCCCAAAGGAGGACAGGCGAGAGACCTAGAGCGAGGCGTAGAAATTGTCATTGCCACACCTGGACGTCTCATTGATTTCCTTGAACGTGGCACTACCAATCTCAGGAGGTGCACTTACCTCGTGCTTGACGAGGCTGATCGCATGTTGGATATGGGTTTCGAGCCTCAGATCAGAAAGATCATTGAACAGATCAGGCCTGACAGGCAGGTACTCATGTGGTCAGCCACTTGGCCGAAGGAGGTTAGGAATCTTGCTGAGGAATATCTCACTGATTACACCCAACTAAATATTGGCTCTCTTTCGCTGTCTGCGAATCATAATATTCTACAGATTGTTGATGTTTGTCAGGAGCATGAGAAGGAGTCAAA ATTGGGAACTCTTCTTCAGGAAATTGGCAATGTTAATGATGATGGTGGCAAAACAATCATCTTCGTGGAGACaaagaaaaaagttgaaaatatcacaaaTAATATTCGTCGCTATGGGTGGCCAGCAGTTTGTATGCACGGCGATAAATCACAACAAGAACGTGATTATGTTTTAAGag AATTTAGGAATAAAAAAGGCTCCATCCTTGTAGCAACAGACGTTGCAGCACGTGGATTAG ATGATGTTTCACTGCTGGTGGCTCACTTCAGATCCgcttttttttcgtctcgAGTACTTCGACTGATTCAAACTAACCAAGAACCTCTAGTCAATTGTAATCCCTCAGTTGATTTCCCTTCGTATTTTCTGTGTCTAGTGGGTTTCACTCTTTATTTATTATCCTTTTCTCAAATGATTCATTTAGCGATATATTCCCGGGTAGCGGGGGACATTGGAACAATTAGATTAGATCACTAA